Proteins co-encoded in one Dysgonomonadaceae bacterium zrk40 genomic window:
- a CDS encoding toxin-activating lysine-acyltransferase yields the protein MAMENQATNNTNSDPVAGKSVAEIFGEIVWLMSQDAACRDLTLKELEWLVMPAILLRQFHITYAPVQGNAHGDAGHGESHAAGESPLQPVAVEIFALCSEAVADAIDAAKPGAPRLGIQDWRSGSNRKTVIKANIVGAAGKQS from the coding sequence ATGGCAATGGAGAATCAGGCGACAAACAATACGAACAGCGATCCCGTCGCCGGAAAATCGGTGGCAGAGATCTTCGGTGAGATCGTCTGGCTGATGAGCCAGGATGCCGCTTGCCGTGACCTGACTTTGAAAGAACTCGAATGGCTGGTTATGCCGGCGATTCTGCTCAGGCAGTTCCACATCACCTACGCCCCGGTTCAGGGCAATGCACATGGTGATGCCGGGCACGGCGAGAGCCACGCTGCCGGAGAAAGTCCGTTGCAGCCCGTTGCCGTCGAAATCTTTGCGCTCTGTTCGGAAGCCGTCGCCGATGCGATCGATGCTGCAAAGCCAGGTGCGCCTCGGTTGGGCATTCAGGACTGGCGCAGCGGGTCGAACAGGAAGACCGTCATCAAGGCTAACATTGTCGGTGCGGCGGGGAAGCAGTCATGA